The Stenotrophomonas maltophilia genome includes a region encoding these proteins:
- a CDS encoding histidine phosphatase family protein: protein MILDLVRHAGNGRDEFLDGRSDPPQLAGLPQELVEAYAGQRWERVISSPRLRALHTAMALATPRGLDVEADEEWEELDFGDWDGRSLFDLPEDALAAFHADPHAFPPPNGESWGHFERRIARALDRLLDDDDPVPTLVVSHGGPLRMVLSQVCGLPMSLCWALRIDHGTRLRVWLERGEIGLVGELLELQQP, encoded by the coding sequence ATGATCCTCGACCTGGTCCGCCATGCCGGCAATGGCCGTGATGAGTTCCTTGATGGCCGCAGCGACCCACCGCAGCTGGCCGGCCTGCCACAGGAGCTGGTCGAGGCCTACGCCGGGCAACGCTGGGAGCGGGTGATCAGTTCACCGCGGTTGCGCGCGCTGCATACGGCGATGGCCCTGGCCACGCCGCGTGGGCTGGACGTGGAAGCGGACGAGGAATGGGAAGAACTGGACTTCGGCGATTGGGACGGGCGGTCGCTGTTCGACCTGCCGGAGGATGCACTGGCGGCCTTCCATGCCGACCCGCACGCGTTCCCGCCGCCCAATGGCGAGAGCTGGGGCCACTTCGAGCGGCGCATCGCGCGCGCGCTGGATCGCCTGCTCGATGATGACGATCCGGTGCCGACGCTGGTGGTCAGCCATGGCGGCCCGTTGCGCATGGTGCTGTCGCAGGTCTGCGGCCTGCCGATGTCGCTGTGCTGGGCGCTGCGCATCGACCACGGCACGCGCCTGCGGGTGTGGCTGGAGCGCGGCGAGATCGGGCTGGTGGGTGAGTTGCTGGAGCTGCAGCAGCCCTGA
- the bioD gene encoding dethiobiotin synthase — translation MPLPATLPPALFVTGTDTEIGKTAASTALLHTLRRRGLRAVGMKPVASGSEDLGQGLRNEDALALQAASCPVPDYADLNPYALRLPLAPELAAAEDGVQVELAPIVAAFERLRAQADVVVVEGVGGWLAPVSATLDQLDLVRTLRLPVLLVVGMRLGCVNHARLTAQSLQASGVECLGWIGNHIDPAMQRQDENIATLQQRLPMPCWGRLPHLPGADGQILSTHLLD, via the coding sequence ATGCCGTTGCCCGCCACGCTGCCGCCCGCCCTGTTCGTCACCGGCACCGATACCGAGATCGGCAAGACCGCGGCCAGCACCGCGCTGCTGCACACGCTTCGCCGGCGCGGCCTGCGTGCGGTGGGCATGAAGCCGGTGGCCAGCGGCAGCGAAGACCTGGGCCAGGGCCTGCGCAACGAGGATGCATTGGCGCTGCAGGCGGCCAGTTGCCCGGTACCGGACTATGCCGATCTGAACCCGTATGCGCTGCGCCTGCCACTGGCGCCGGAGCTGGCCGCTGCCGAGGATGGCGTGCAGGTGGAGCTGGCGCCGATCGTGGCAGCGTTCGAGCGGCTGCGCGCGCAGGCCGATGTCGTGGTGGTGGAGGGGGTTGGCGGTTGGCTGGCACCAGTCTCGGCCACGCTCGACCAGCTCGACCTGGTGCGCACATTGCGGTTGCCGGTGTTGCTGGTGGTGGGCATGCGGCTGGGCTGTGTCAACCACGCGCGTCTGACCGCGCAGTCGTTGCAGGCCAGCGGCGTGGAGTGCCTGGGCTGGATCGGCAACCACATCGACCCGGCGATGCAGCGCCAGGATGAGAACATCGCAACGCTGCAGCAGCGCCTGCCGATGCCGTGCTGGGGGCGGCTGCCACATCTGCCGGGAGCGGATGGCCAGATCCTGAGCACGCATCTGCTCGATTGA
- a CDS encoding GAF domain-containing protein, producing the protein MFANASLTGSKPEQYAQLLEQARGLVYAESDRIANAANLSALVYHALPDLNWVGFYLYDGKELVVGPFQGLPACVRIPLDKGVCGAAASQRVTQRVEDVDAFPGHIACDSASRSELVVPLLRGDELIGVFDIDSPKVGRFDADDQAGLEAIARVFVEALG; encoded by the coding sequence ATGTTCGCCAATGCCTCGCTCACCGGCAGCAAGCCGGAACAATACGCCCAGCTGCTGGAACAGGCCCGTGGCCTGGTCTACGCCGAGTCCGACCGCATCGCCAACGCGGCCAACCTCTCGGCCCTGGTCTACCACGCCCTGCCCGACCTGAACTGGGTGGGCTTCTACCTGTACGACGGCAAGGAACTGGTGGTCGGCCCGTTCCAGGGCCTGCCGGCCTGCGTGCGCATCCCGCTGGACAAGGGCGTGTGCGGTGCCGCCGCCAGCCAGCGCGTGACCCAGCGCGTAGAGGACGTCGACGCCTTCCCCGGCCACATCGCCTGCGATTCGGCCTCGCGCTCGGAACTGGTAGTGCCGCTGCTGCGCGGCGATGAACTGATCGGCGTGTTCGACATCGACAGCCCGAAGGTCGGCCGCTTCGATGCCGACGACCAGGCTGGCCTGGAAGCCATCGCCCGCGTGTTCGTTGAGGCGCTGGGATGA
- the btuB gene encoding TonB-dependent vitamin B12 receptor encodes MKLQSRMLSLAVLAALPALAQAANDTTALDQILVTATRTPIALQDSIAPAQVIDRAQIESSQATSLQELLRGRAGINLANAGGLGKQSSLFLRGTNSGHTVVLVDGVRINSADLGLAMYQDLPLAQIERVEIVRGPQSSLYGADAIGGVIQIFTRRNQGDFAPHFQLGGGSNGLREASGGIGGGTERGWFGADIAYQHSDGIDACRGSATLFTGCFADEPDRDGYRNLSKSLRGGYTFNDQWNVEGSALRADGRNHYDGYYNYSETRQQVLAGKVRYTPSERLAFTANVGRSDNESDNFGDFGARGSAQTHRDSASLQGDFGVAEGQLLSAGVDWSEDNLDGSSAGYLVDSRRNTGVFVQYQGRFGRHQLQASARNDDNQQFGNHATGSVGWAMELGHGLRLNASYGTAFKAPTFSDLYDPWSGVPTLKPEKSKSANLGVSQQGQGWHWGLDVYETRIDDLITYDAATFKMQQVEKARIRGAELTGGVLLAGFDINAQLSYTDPRNRTGGSTQFDNWLPRRAQQTARLDIDRRFGDFRAGLTVQGAGKRYDDAANAVKVGGYGTLDLRAEYALTPSWSLLARAANVFDRRYETVAWFNQPGREYQLSVRYQPK; translated from the coding sequence ATGAAGCTGCAGTCCCGAATGCTGTCCCTGGCCGTGCTGGCCGCCCTGCCCGCGCTGGCCCAGGCCGCCAATGACACCACCGCGCTCGACCAGATCCTGGTCACTGCCACCCGCACCCCGATCGCCCTGCAGGACAGCATCGCGCCGGCGCAGGTGATCGACCGCGCCCAGATCGAATCCAGCCAGGCCACTTCGCTGCAGGAACTGCTGCGCGGTCGCGCCGGCATCAACCTGGCCAATGCCGGCGGCCTCGGCAAGCAGAGCTCGCTGTTCCTGCGCGGTACCAATTCCGGCCACACCGTAGTGCTGGTGGACGGCGTGCGCATCAACAGCGCCGACCTCGGCCTGGCCATGTACCAGGACCTGCCGCTGGCGCAGATCGAGCGCGTGGAAATCGTGCGCGGCCCGCAGTCGAGCCTGTACGGCGCCGACGCCATCGGTGGCGTGATCCAGATCTTCACCCGCCGCAACCAGGGCGATTTCGCCCCGCACTTCCAGCTTGGCGGTGGCAGCAACGGCCTGCGTGAAGCCAGCGGTGGCATTGGCGGCGGTACCGAACGCGGCTGGTTCGGTGCGGATATCGCCTACCAGCATTCCGATGGCATCGATGCCTGCCGCGGCTCGGCCACGCTGTTCACCGGCTGTTTCGCCGACGAGCCCGATCGCGACGGCTACCGCAACCTGTCCAAGAGCCTGCGCGGTGGCTACACCTTCAACGACCAGTGGAACGTGGAAGGCAGCGCATTGCGCGCCGACGGCAGGAACCACTACGACGGCTACTACAACTATTCGGAAACCCGCCAGCAGGTGCTGGCCGGCAAGGTGCGCTACACCCCGTCCGAGCGCCTGGCATTCACCGCCAACGTCGGCCGCAGTGACAACGAGTCGGACAACTTCGGCGACTTCGGTGCACGTGGCAGCGCACAGACCCACCGCGACAGCGCCTCCCTGCAGGGCGATTTCGGCGTGGCCGAGGGCCAGCTGCTGAGCGCAGGCGTGGACTGGAGCGAAGACAACCTGGATGGCAGCAGCGCGGGTTACCTGGTCGACAGCCGCCGCAACACCGGCGTATTCGTGCAGTACCAGGGCCGCTTCGGCCGCCACCAGCTGCAGGCCAGCGCACGCAACGACGACAACCAGCAGTTCGGCAACCACGCCACCGGCAGCGTTGGCTGGGCGATGGAGCTGGGCCACGGCCTGCGCCTCAACGCCAGCTATGGCACGGCGTTCAAGGCACCGACCTTCAGCGATCTGTACGACCCATGGAGCGGCGTGCCGACGTTGAAGCCGGAGAAGTCCAAGAGCGCCAACCTCGGCGTTTCGCAGCAGGGCCAGGGCTGGCACTGGGGCCTGGACGTGTATGAAACCCGCATCGATGACCTGATCACCTACGATGCGGCAACCTTCAAGATGCAGCAGGTGGAGAAGGCCCGCATCCGCGGTGCCGAGCTGACCGGTGGCGTGCTGCTGGCCGGCTTCGACATCAACGCGCAGCTGAGCTACACCGACCCGCGCAACCGCACCGGCGGCAGCACCCAGTTCGACAACTGGCTGCCACGCCGCGCGCAGCAGACCGCGCGCCTGGACATCGACCGTCGCTTCGGCGATTTCCGCGCAGGCCTGACCGTGCAGGGTGCCGGCAAGCGCTACGACGATGCCGCCAACGCGGTGAAGGTGGGAGGCTACGGCACGCTGGACCTGCGCGCTGAGTACGCACTGACGCCATCGTGGTCGCTGCTGGCACGCGCTGCCAACGTCTTCGACCGTCGCTACGAAACGGTGGCATGGTTCAACCAGCCCGGCCGCGAGTACCAGTTGAGCGTGCGTTACCAGCCGAAGTGA
- a CDS encoding TfoX/Sxy family protein yields the protein MSAPKLRNIGPKSAAWLRQVGLRSRDDLVAIGAVGAFVKVKRAGFKPSLNLLYSLEGALLDCHWQELSEPQREALVQDYEARIAAHPLKAAGPASGPVHEQRFDADDDAEDSVAEGADED from the coding sequence ATGAGCGCACCGAAGCTGCGCAACATCGGCCCGAAAAGTGCGGCGTGGCTGCGCCAGGTCGGCCTGCGCAGCCGCGACGACCTGGTCGCGATCGGAGCCGTCGGCGCCTTCGTCAAGGTCAAGCGCGCCGGCTTCAAGCCCAGCCTGAACCTGCTGTACTCGCTGGAAGGCGCGTTGCTGGACTGCCATTGGCAGGAGCTGAGCGAGCCACAGCGTGAAGCACTGGTGCAGGATTACGAAGCACGCATCGCTGCGCATCCGCTGAAGGCAGCCGGCCCGGCATCGGGCCCGGTGCATGAGCAGCGCTTCGATGCCGACGATGACGCTGAAGACAGCGTGGCCGAGGGCGCGGACGAGGATTGA